The proteins below are encoded in one region of Bacteroidia bacterium:
- a CDS encoding transposase codes for MAEKRKFTTEQKPEILQFAEHHGMAETLRRYELTQSLFYRWKGQFNSGGV; via the coding sequence ATGGCAGAAAAAAGAAAATTTACAACGGAGCAGAAACCTGAGATTCTGCAATTTGCCGAGCACCACGGTATGGCGGAGACCTTGCGTAGGTATGAGCTGACGCAAAGCCTGTTTTACCGGTGGAAAGGCCAGTTCAACAGCGGCGGTGTATAG
- a CDS encoding T9SS type A sorting domain-containing protein, with protein sequence MKTKSVVPFLAYFILATVFVNIGCAQNSIPNGNFESWNSTTYESPTNYLSSNGDALSHCGSANVVKSTDAYTGSYAVKLTTTSCGGGNAFSYILNAQPNNNFPNWPGGFPYNQTPTGIQGYYKSNIPSPDTSRLILIFKKNGAPIGSYIYSFYGTHNTYTPFNFTLSPALSVTPDTVIFGAVSSDFANEALSRTGSMLLLDNVSFTGVTSQPALFNGDFENWTNNTFYTPTDWAYFSSEERFTRTTDRAAGNYAAQLVTALGDRNGNPAANSSYVGNGDWINGCQCWIGGNSFSKATDTLAFYYKYDPMSNDSAEVLIMFKSNGNQIGGNVKRLGKTAGSGYQYMEVPFSLGMTPDTAIVRFHSSKWEDSSTVYVGSTLKIDEVHFKSQPLITSILPAQTIQTAIYPNPFSNQAILRVDFPLQNAHLTIENNMGQVVKELHDLSGNLVIINRDNLPQGLYFVRLINNGSSISVGKILITD encoded by the coding sequence ATGAAAACTAAATCTGTAGTTCCGTTTTTGGCTTATTTTATTTTAGCTACTGTTTTTGTGAATATTGGCTGTGCTCAAAATTCTATTCCGAATGGAAATTTTGAGTCATGGAATTCTACAACGTATGAAAGTCCTACAAACTATCTTTCTTCCAATGGAGATGCCCTCTCCCATTGTGGGTCAGCTAATGTAGTTAAGAGTACGGATGCTTATACCGGCAGTTATGCCGTTAAGCTAACCACTACAAGTTGTGGCGGAGGTAATGCGTTTTCTTATATCCTGAATGCGCAACCAAATAATAATTTTCCAAACTGGCCGGGCGGATTCCCCTATAATCAAACTCCAACCGGAATACAAGGATATTACAAGTCCAATATTCCTTCACCGGATACATCTAGGCTAATATTAATATTCAAGAAAAATGGGGCTCCTATCGGATCATATATTTACTCTTTTTATGGAACTCATAATACGTACACACCTTTTAACTTTACGTTGTCTCCAGCACTTTCAGTTACTCCTGATACGGTAATCTTTGGTGCAGTATCCAGCGATTTTGCTAATGAAGCATTAAGTCGTACCGGAAGTATGCTATTGTTAGACAACGTGAGTTTTACCGGCGTTACCAGCCAACCGGCTCTTTTTAATGGGGATTTTGAAAATTGGACTAATAACACATTCTACACTCCTACTGACTGGGCGTATTTCTCCTCCGAAGAAAGATTTACCCGCACCACAGACAGAGCAGCAGGAAATTACGCAGCACAATTGGTAACTGCTTTGGGTGATAGAAACGGAAATCCCGCAGCAAACTCCAGCTATGTGGGTAACGGAGATTGGATTAACGGTTGCCAATGCTGGATAGGCGGAAACTCTTTTTCAAAAGCAACTGATACACTCGCTTTCTACTATAAGTATGACCCAATGAGCAATGATAGTGCAGAAGTATTGATCATGTTCAAAAGTAATGGTAATCAGATAGGTGGTAACGTTAAGAGGCTTGGAAAAACAGCCGGCTCGGGTTATCAATATATGGAAGTCCCTTTTAGCTTAGGCATGACACCAGATACCGCTATTGTCCGTTTCCATTCCTCTAAATGGGAAGATTCATCAACGGTTTATGTAGGTTCAACCTTAAAAATTGATGAGGTTCATTTTAAATCCCAACCCTTAATTACATCTATACTTCCTGCACAAACTATTCAGACTGCAATTTACCCAAATCCATTTTCTAATCAAGCTATTTTGCGGGTAGATTTTCCATTACAAAACGCGCACCTAACTATCGAAAATAATATGGGGCAGGTAGTGAAAGAACTGCATGACTTATCCGGGAACTTAGTCATAATAAATCGGGATAACTTACCGCAAGGATTATACTTCGTGCGTTTAATCAATAACGGCAGCAGTATTTCCGTAGGCAAAATTTTAATCACAGATTAA
- a CDS encoding transposase family protein, with protein sequence MEAENERLKKIVAKCFNPKKWVHTNGKRKFVEIRKITATYPGQYLEMNIKYIWLEGWRCNSYLLTVLDVYSRKVQIHTLLLSIRQQQVVSLLEKMLPQTKVQGITIRNDNGSQFIAHSVCDWLKQQGVLQEFTHNCHPAGKRPYRSPAQSVATRSH encoded by the coding sequence TTGGAGGCGGAAAATGAGCGGCTGAAAAAGATAGTAGCCAAGTGTTTCAACCCCAAAAAATGGGTGCATACTAACGGTAAACGCAAGTTTGTGGAAATAAGAAAGATAACAGCCACCTACCCCGGCCAGTATCTCGAGATGAACATCAAATATATCTGGCTTGAGGGTTGGCGTTGCAACAGCTACCTGCTCACCGTGCTGGACGTGTATAGTCGCAAAGTACAGATCCATACACTGTTACTGAGTATTCGCCAGCAACAGGTGGTGAGCTTGTTAGAAAAAATGCTACCCCAAACCAAGGTTCAGGGCATCACCATTCGTAATGACAACGGTAGCCAGTTCATCGCCCACAGCGTGTGCGACTGGCTAAAGCAACAAGGTGTATTACAGGAGTTTACACACAATTGCCACCCCGCAGGAAAACGCCCATATAGAAGCCCTGCACAGTCTGTTGCAACGAGAAGTCATTGA